The sequence below is a genomic window from Nitrobacter winogradskyi Nb-255.
GTCGTATGATCCGTCCGAATGAGTTCCTCGGATATCCGGATCCGCCCCGATTGCAGCACCCCGCGCGCGAGATTGACGCGATCGTTCAACTCTTTTGAGGGGAGCAGCGCGCCTGATCCGGTTCCGACGATAGCGCCCGCGGGCACGTTGAACTGGGCCGCGGCGGCCGCATTCACGAACACGAAATGTCCCTGCTCGTCCTGAACCGTCACGGCTGTCGGAAGTAATCTGACCACCTCGGCGAGGAAATTCACCCGCGAGGGGTCGCCCGCTTCGACACCACAGTCATTCGGGCCGGTCCCGGACTCATCGGGAGGTGTCGGTCCGCTCCCACCAGCGATAACGGAAAACTCACTTCGCTCGGGCGCGCCGGACATGGACTTCCCAACCTTCATCGCGTCTGAAAGGGGAAATTTCCGGACTTTCAGGCTCTTGCTGGCAGCAACGGCGGTCGCGGTCACATACGGCACCACCTTCTGCCTTCCCAAGAGATAACCAGGCACGTTGTAGGTTTAGTTAAATCCGACGCATAAACATGGCCGCACTTTCCACATCAAATGCAAAGCCACTCAAATCAGACCGGATCATCATTACAAGTAAGTGAACGGATTACCGACCAGCCCGGCAATGACCAGACGAGCAGAATATCAGAGTACCACAGGCTGAAGATTCGGGCCGTTGACCGCATCCAGCCGCTTGAAGCGGATGCCCGATCCATGTTCCGTCCGATCTCGCGTCCTGGAGCGTTTCAAGCGAAGCGGTCACCGGTCGCGTGAGGAAAACGCGTCAAATCAAAATCATGGAGCCGCGTCTGATGCTACCAAAAGCGGAAAGACTCAAGAAATCGTGACGTGGAACGCCGAGGACGCTCCACGTCACAGTCTGCCGTCAGCGGACGAGAATCTTATCACCACGCCCCATCGAGGGATCAGCCTTGTCACTGATCATGAGAATCGCGATGCCGCCGGTCAGCGCGGCGCGCATGGAATGATTCACCAGCGCATAGGCGCCTTCCTTCGGTGAGATGAGGTCGAAGGTCGCTGCGTCGCCCGGCGCCAGGGTATAGTTCTGCATCCCGACCATCACGTTCTTCGGATTGCCCGAGGGATAGATCCTGTCCCAGATGCCGGCGATCGGATGAAATCCGGAAAACTCGTTGGGGCCGGCATTGACCATATAGATGCGCACGCGCTCGCCGGGCTTGGCCTCGAGTGTCTGCGTGGCATGTTCATCATGCACGGGGTCATACTGGAATGGCACGGCGTTGAAGGCGTTACGCTTCCACTTGTTCGCCATCATGCTGTCTACGTCTTCGGGATTCTCGAAGATCTGATGCTCGATCAGGACATACTCACGGTCCGCCTTGGGCATCGCGTTGGGGTCTTTCGGATCGATGATGACCACGCCGAACATGCCGCGGGCGATGTGCTGGATCATCGGATCTGACCCGCAGTGATAGAAGAACACGCCAGGGTGTTCCGGAACGTAGGAGAAGGTCTTGGTCTCGCCGGGCTTGATCGACGCAAAATCCGTCAGAACATCCGAGCGCGCGGAGTGCATGTCGATCGAATGCGATTTCTTGTTCGCGGCATCGTTCTTCAAGGTGAACTCGATGGTGTCTCCTTCCGTCGCCCGGATTATCGGACCTGGGACCTGACCGTTGAAGGTCCAGGCAGCGACGGTGTTGCCCTGATTATCGAGCGGGACCGTCACTTCCTTGGCGACCAGTTCGATCTTGACGGTCTTGGCCTGGG
It includes:
- a CDS encoding multicopper oxidase domain-containing protein produces the protein MTTVRLRNGVIAGSVAAVMMLAGAAITAAQAKTVKIELVAKEVTVPLDNQGNTVAAWTFNGQVPGPIIRATEGDTIEFTLKNDAANKKSHSIDMHSARSDVLTDFASIKPGETKTFSYVPEHPGVFFYHCGSDPMIQHIARGMFGVVIIDPKDPNAMPKADREYVLIEHQIFENPEDVDSMMANKWKRNAFNAVPFQYDPVHDEHATQTLEAKPGERVRIYMVNAGPNEFSGFHPIAGIWDRIYPSGNPKNVMVGMQNYTLAPGDAATFDLISPKEGAYALVNHSMRAALTGGIAILMISDKADPSMGRGDKILVR